The proteins below come from a single Diadema setosum chromosome 21, eeDiaSeto1, whole genome shotgun sequence genomic window:
- the LOC140244617 gene encoding uncharacterized protein, with translation MKKGRSQPSGRDARVYMNLVLPKKAGEEYGTRPYGGRKGISNHYPPSINAFSSDRPTDFLCDVKEMVFRQMEVDNKHGVSPHWISKYNKEQNHTGEQPLMVQRFLGSNKQEQQDGVLPVYQKAQSRFHVEREEGGEREYQQGLSLHQYLTATEMPGQSEKLVDIRHGRPTRTSLLRARHRSRSAPGPEKAKLEIRDDIHFLQEQALKREEKYKSVDVPDDLQPLTEDGETVHQFLVGARYNRSYYRDSKCYNKVGLYVSRDNPQHCFLKPGTNQESLLGHKGNTSSSAGHSEVSASEPNSLCQSTSSLHSRSHLQPPAKARQAWGTSGSIASAPSPTPNESRESFFTVSTRNDPLPRSAAPGSEPFAGPATPGNGRDQKSRPMEDSGMLQTKPIQFGSSTPQQRSTTSLTRSAVSSCDSCVLCQEGAAVKSGVPVHFHGRNIKSAPNRRKWTHGVTRGRYSDEPEHYHRQRNSKKEAGDLMLVQQYHLRILGTQMNMMQDKGHSPQSKVHYSPKQSGVTRPKTAAKSGRRSSLKGRNRNNNNKSKPEAGVAETSAEGIKEDVAANNKISVHIDGVSGGDEKMDSPHTEGDVDPTPRSQEVVVGSPREDKERLIEMDPEGKEKDVEEDEEQCNQKEADNQNLQSEHQEEAATPIEGAAAVIQDTAPAPSGEEGAGEGREDGGLLVSEMEEMTVGELEEEPQGRDGGKTAASVEVTEGAVEVTEGEMVSKGQEAMLEDLNNKALPTPGGDDAVGKGDVSRGQEEVSHGNQDPDVER, from the exons atgaaaaaaggTAGGAGTCAGCCATCGGGAAGAGATGCCAGGGTGTATATGAATTTGGTGCTGCCAAAGAAAGCAGGTGAAGAATATGGAACTCGCCCCTATGGAGGTAGGAAAG GTATTTCCAACCACTATCCACCATCCATCAATGCCTTCTCCTCGGATCGGCCAACTGACTTCCTGTGCGATGTGAAGGAAATGGTATTTAGGCAGATGGAGGTGGACAACAAGCATGGCGTCTCTCCGCACTGGATCAGCAAGTATAACAAGGAGCAGAACCACACGGGAGAGCAGCCCCTCATGGTGCAGCGATTTCTCGGTAGCAACAAG CAAGAACAGCAGGATGGCGTTCTTCCAGTCTACCAGAAAGCACAGTCCAGGTTCCATGTCGAGAGAGAGGAAGGAGGCGAGAGAGAATACCAACAAGGCCTCAGCCTCCACCAGTATCTCACGGCCACAGAGATGCCCGGCCAGTCCGAGAAGCTGGTGGACATTCGACACGGGAGACCCACTCGCACAAG CTTGCTGAGGGCGAGGCACAGATCCAGGTCGGCCCCTGGGCCAGAGAAGGCCAAACTGGAGATACGGGATGACATTCATTTCCTGCAGGAGCAAGCTCTAA AGAGGGAGGAGAAGTACAAATCTGTGGATGTTCCAGATGA TTTACAGCCCCTTACGGAGGATGGAGAGACCGTTCATCAGTTTCTGGTTGGAGCGAGATACAACAG ATCCTACTACAGGGACTCTAAGTGTTACAACAAGGTTGGTCTGTACGTCTCTAGGGACAATCCCCAGCACTGCTTCCTGAAGCCAGGAACAAACCAAGAATCACTGCTAGGACACAAGG GAAATACTTCCTCCAGTGCTGGCCATTCTGAAGTGTCTGCCTCAGAGCCAAACAGCCTCTGCCAGTCCACGTCCAGTCTTCACAGTCGCAGTCACCTACAACCTCCTGCCAAGGCGCGACAGGCATGGGGCACCTCTGGCTCCATCGCCAGTGCCCCCAGCCCCACCCCGAACGAGAGCCGAGAGTCTTTCTTCACCGTCTCCACACGCAACGATCCCCTCCCTCGCTCCGCTGCACCCGGCAGCGAGCCCTTCGCCGGACCTGCCACACCCGGCAACGGGCGAGACCAGAAGTCACGCCCAATGGAAGACAGCGGCATGCTCCAGACGAAGCCCATCCAGTTTGGCAGCTCGACACCACAACAACGGAGCACGACCAGCTTGACGAGGTCCGCGGTCAGCAGCTGCGACTCTTGCGTTCTCTGCCAGGAAGGTGCAGCGGTCAAGAGCGGTGTCCCTGTCCACTTCCATGGCCGCAATATCAAGTCAGCACCCAACAGAAGGAAGTGGACACATGGCGTCACAAGAGGGCGCTATTCGGATGAGCCTGAACACTATCACAGACAGAGGAACAGCAAGAAAGAAGCAGGAGATCTGATGCTAGTTCAGCAGTACCATCTCCGGATACTTG GCACACAGATGAATATGATGCAGGACAAGGGTCACTCGCCACAAAGCAAAGTTCACTACAGCCCGAAGCAGTCTGGTGTGACACGCCCGAAGACGGCAGCAAAGTCAGGCCGACGGTCTTCCCTCAAGGGCCGCAAcagaaataacaataacaagagCAAGCCAGAGGCAGGCGTTGCGGAGACATCAGCAGAGGGGATTAAGGAGGATGTTGCTGCCAACAATAAGATCTCAGTGCACATAGATGGTGTCTCGGGCGGAGATGAAAAGATGGACTCCCCCCACACAGAAGGGGACGTGGATCCCACCCCTCGCAGTCAGGAGGTGGTGGTAGGTAGCCCACGGGAGGACAAAGAGAGGCTGATTGAGATGGACCCGGAGGGGAAGGAGAAAGATgtggaggaggatgaggagcaGTGCAATCAGAAGGAAGCGGACAATCAAAATTTGCAAAGTGAGCATCAGGAGGAGGCAGCCACGCCTATAGAGGGCGCTGCAGCTGTCATCCAAGATACGGCACCAGCACCGTCCGGGGAGGAAGGAGCCGGGGAAGGTCGGGAGGATGGAGGTCTCTTGGTCTCTGAAATGGAAGAGATGACTGTGGGCGAGCTGGAAGAGGAGCCACAGGGCCGAGACGGAGGCAAAACGGCGGCATCCGTGGAGGTCACAGAGGGAGCTGTGGAGGTCACAGAGGGAGAAATGGTTTCAAAGGGGCAAGAGGCTATGCTAGAggatttaaataacaaagctcTGCCCACCCCTGGAGGGGATGATGCGGTAGGGAAAGGAGATGTATCTAGGGGTCAGGAAGAGGTAAGCCATGGCAACCAAGACCCTGATGTGGAGAGATGA